The following proteins come from a genomic window of Paucimonas lemoignei:
- the ybbL gene encoding putative ABC transporter ATP-binding protein, which produces MHPFALGHPLPSLIETRKLSRLDQAGQSTLLHPTDFMLRGGDKVAITGPSGSGKSVFLRTLALLEAPDSGEVLWSHQVVTSALIPRYRSRVSYIAQRPALIDGSVEDNLRFPYSLEVFKEQVFDIERAVHMLHQAGKPASFMNKTAGDLSGGESQVIALIRALQLDPQVLLLDEPTAALDPKSSREVESLVNTWFTSAPVGTRACVWVTHDHEQARRMSTLRLQMHAGVLTPEGDQ; this is translated from the coding sequence TTGCACCCCTTCGCCCTAGGCCACCCCCTGCCCTCATTAATAGAAACCCGCAAGCTGAGCCGACTGGATCAGGCGGGTCAGAGCACGCTATTGCACCCCACAGACTTCATGTTGAGGGGCGGCGACAAGGTTGCTATCACGGGCCCATCGGGCTCCGGCAAAAGTGTCTTCCTGCGCACGCTGGCCTTGCTGGAGGCACCGGACAGCGGTGAAGTGCTGTGGAGTCATCAGGTGGTGACCAGCGCCCTGATCCCACGCTATCGCAGTCGCGTCAGCTACATCGCCCAACGACCCGCGCTCATTGACGGCAGTGTCGAAGACAACCTGAGGTTTCCCTACAGCCTTGAAGTCTTCAAGGAGCAGGTTTTCGACATCGAACGCGCCGTGCATATGCTGCATCAGGCTGGCAAACCGGCAAGCTTCATGAACAAGACGGCGGGCGATCTTTCAGGCGGCGAGTCCCAGGTGATTGCATTGATCAGGGCTCTCCAGCTGGATCCGCAGGTATTGCTGCTGGACGAGCCTACAGCGGCACTCGACCCGAAATCCTCCCGAGAGGTTGAGAGTCTGGTCAATACCTGGTTCACCTCTGCTCCCGTTGGGACGCGAGCGTGCGTCTGGGTGACCCATGATCATGAGCAGGCCCGACGCATGAGCACCCTGCGCCTGCAGATGCACGCCGGGGTGCTGACACCTGAGGGCGACCAATGA
- the copR_5 gene encoding two component transcriptional regulator: MRILVIEDHKDILANVSEYFTLKGCEVSGAQDGVTGLHLAVTGNFDAIILDLMLPGMDGNMVCRRIRENTGQHIPILMLTARDQLDDRLTGFQVGADDYIVKPFALSELFARVEVVVRRFKGVQTNIIQVHDLTFDLDSLEVKRAGVPLKLNPTNRVLLELLMRKSPAVVRRREFEQALWGDAPPDTDSLRTSIYMLRKTIDKSFDVPLLHTVHGMGYKLQGPRQ, from the coding sequence ATGCGCATACTCGTCATCGAAGACCATAAGGACATCCTGGCCAATGTGTCCGAGTACTTCACGCTCAAAGGCTGTGAAGTCTCGGGCGCCCAAGATGGCGTGACCGGGCTGCATCTGGCTGTCACGGGAAATTTTGACGCGATCATTCTGGACCTGATGCTGCCTGGGATGGATGGCAACATGGTCTGCCGACGCATCCGGGAAAATACCGGCCAGCACATTCCCATTTTGATGCTCACCGCCAGAGACCAACTGGACGACCGCCTGACCGGGTTCCAGGTTGGCGCCGATGATTACATCGTCAAACCCTTTGCGCTGTCCGAGTTGTTCGCCCGGGTCGAAGTGGTCGTGCGGCGCTTCAAGGGCGTGCAGACAAACATCATCCAAGTGCATGACCTGACCTTCGATCTGGACTCACTAGAAGTCAAACGCGCCGGCGTACCACTCAAGCTCAACCCGACCAACAGGGTGCTTCTGGAGCTGCTCATGCGCAAAAGCCCTGCCGTGGTCAGACGCAGAGAGTTCGAACAAGCCCTGTGGGGGGACGCCCCTCCCGACACAGACAGCTTGCGGACCAGCATTTACATGCTGCGCAAAACCATCGACAAGTCGTTTGATGTGCCGTTGCTGCACACGGTTCACGGTATGGGCTACAAGCTTCAGGGACCCCGCCAGTAA
- the eptA gene encoding transmembrane sulfatase, translated as MLNRKAVRPEVVTVLASAFLLLGFNSILWQHLFKITNTGSSGVTLCIAFGVMILCIFNITLTLLAFEKIFKPVMTALFMISAGVAYFMNRYGVLIDTGMLRNFAETNATEVWDLLSPKLFVYLGLLGVLPSLLLWRTPVHYQRLHRELISKTLVSLTCAAVITGFALLNYQGLSSLFRNHHELRLMVVPSNYIGASAGYLGEQILTARKPFLTLGEDAKLSPEWTQHSRKSLTVLVVGESARAENFGILGYNRDTTPQLRKEDGLIAFTDVHSCGTETAVSVPCMFSNMGRKDYNASTAKSQEGLLDVLKRAGLDVIWRDNQSGCKGTCDRVTMQDVSNLKDPQLCANRECRDEILLQGLQSFIDHLDKDTVLVLHQMGSHGPEYFKRYPKEFEQFTPVCKSNALDSCSRDSIVNGYDNTLLYTDHVLASLIDILRSNQNKVDTAMLYLSDHGESLGEYNLFLHGTPYLLAPDQQKHVPMLAWFSDSYQQSFSVDSHCLMNTSNAPLSQDNLFHSMLGLLQVHTKVYDPALDMFAGCRKTNTDGALAAQ; from the coding sequence ATGCTCAACCGCAAAGCAGTTCGCCCTGAAGTTGTGACTGTATTAGCCAGTGCCTTCCTGTTGCTGGGTTTCAATTCCATCCTCTGGCAACACCTCTTCAAAATTACCAATACCGGCAGCTCAGGCGTGACGCTGTGTATTGCCTTTGGGGTAATGATCTTATGCATCTTTAACATCACACTTACCTTGCTGGCCTTTGAGAAGATATTTAAACCGGTCATGACAGCCTTGTTCATGATCAGCGCCGGTGTCGCTTATTTCATGAACCGGTATGGCGTATTGATCGACACGGGCATGTTGCGTAACTTCGCCGAGACCAACGCCACCGAAGTCTGGGACTTGCTGTCGCCCAAACTGTTTGTTTATCTCGGCCTGTTAGGTGTTCTGCCCTCTTTATTATTGTGGCGCACACCCGTTCATTATCAGCGCCTGCATCGGGAGTTGATCAGCAAGACGCTGGTCAGTCTCACCTGCGCCGCGGTGATCACCGGCTTTGCCCTGCTCAATTATCAAGGGCTGTCATCACTGTTTCGCAACCACCACGAACTGCGTTTGATGGTCGTGCCCAGCAACTACATCGGTGCGTCGGCAGGTTATCTGGGCGAACAAATTCTGACCGCTCGCAAGCCGTTCCTGACGTTGGGCGAGGATGCAAAGCTGAGCCCCGAATGGACCCAACATTCGCGTAAATCCCTGACGGTGCTGGTGGTGGGCGAAAGTGCCCGGGCCGAGAACTTCGGCATCCTGGGCTACAACCGCGACACCACACCTCAACTACGCAAAGAGGATGGCCTGATCGCGTTTACCGATGTTCACTCGTGCGGCACTGAAACGGCAGTATCGGTGCCCTGCATGTTTTCCAACATGGGTCGCAAGGATTACAACGCTTCAACGGCAAAAAGCCAGGAAGGTTTGCTCGACGTGCTCAAGCGTGCAGGGCTTGACGTGATCTGGCGGGACAACCAGTCCGGCTGCAAGGGCACCTGCGACCGGGTGACGATGCAGGACGTGAGCAACCTGAAAGACCCGCAACTGTGCGCCAACCGTGAATGCCGGGATGAAATCCTGCTGCAGGGCCTGCAGAGTTTCATCGACCACCTGGATAAAGATACCGTGCTGGTGCTTCACCAGATGGGCAGTCACGGCCCGGAATACTTCAAGCGCTACCCAAAAGAGTTTGAGCAGTTTACGCCTGTGTGTAAAAGCAACGCCCTGGACAGTTGCAGCCGGGACAGTATCGTTAACGGTTATGACAATACCCTACTGTATACCGACCATGTGCTGGCCAGCCTGATTGATATCCTGCGCAGCAATCAGAACAAGGTCGACACCGCGATGTTGTACTTGTCGGACCATGGTGAATCACTGGGCGAATACAATTTATTCCTGCACGGTACACCCTACCTGCTGGCGCCTGACCAACAAAAGCATGTGCCCATGCTGGCCTGGTTTTCCGACAGTTATCAGCAGTCGTTCTCGGTTGACAGCCATTGCCTGATGAACACCAGTAACGCACCGTTGAGCCAGGATAATCTTTTCCACTCGATGCTTGGCTTGCTGCAGGTTCACACTAAGGTTTACGACCCCGCACTGGACATGTTCGCAGGCTGCAGAAAGACCAACACCGACGGCGCGCTGGCAGCCCAGTAA
- a CDS encoding Ais protein, protein MVHTLINDAILPRKSFWTSSVNNRSRVRLASSVATVALVAFSGWFFTSTSVVDLGMTGNQAKVEFSRRWAQGDLVVMIRHAERCDRSGNPCMASPDGITKNGAKAALAVGTGLQQLGLQHTRIIASPLTRTQQTADLISARAVPAQDWVSDCKSGFKDAVLANKKPQENLVLITHSGCIDQFERKMGVRSADRNSEYTQAFFVQVDGRHAPKILGSLDSAHWQNLTTEPLNP, encoded by the coding sequence GTGGTCCACACTTTGATAAATGACGCGATCCTGCCCAGAAAATCATTCTGGACGTCGTCGGTTAATAACCGTTCGCGTGTACGGCTGGCCAGCTCAGTGGCAACGGTTGCGTTAGTTGCGTTCTCCGGCTGGTTTTTCACCTCGACCTCCGTGGTTGATTTAGGCATGACGGGCAATCAGGCCAAGGTTGAATTTAGCCGTCGCTGGGCTCAGGGCGATCTGGTGGTCATGATCAGGCACGCCGAGCGCTGTGATCGGTCTGGCAATCCGTGCATGGCCAGCCCGGATGGCATCACCAAAAACGGTGCCAAGGCGGCGTTGGCAGTCGGCACCGGTTTGCAGCAGCTGGGCCTGCAACATACCCGGATAATCGCCAGCCCGCTGACACGCACTCAGCAAACCGCCGACTTGATCTCAGCCCGGGCCGTGCCCGCTCAAGATTGGGTCAGCGATTGCAAAAGTGGTTTTAAAGACGCTGTTCTGGCCAATAAAAAGCCTCAGGAAAACCTGGTGCTGATTACCCACAGCGGCTGCATCGATCAATTCGAACGCAAGATGGGAGTACGTTCCGCTGACCGCAACAGCGAGTACACCCAGGCGTTCTTTGTTCAAGTAGATGGGCGGCATGCGCCGAAGATTCTTGGGTCCCTGGACTCAGCCCACTGGCAAAACCTGACCACCGAGCCGTTGAATCCATGA
- a CDS encoding PAP2 superfamily protein: protein MNNLSARSAFYCRNAGLPLLLALMTFLIFDLSSLDRLFSNLFYDPVAGVFPIGESHLFEKITHKWARILPNWTGELAIVGALLSFIWPCLDKYRESRLPRRIVRSRWAQPLKTLYCHQRDFFFVVVAFALSTALIHFLKSHTSIYCPVETTLYGGREAHKEWFENFTLWHEAGAGRCWPGGHASSAFSLFALYFVARRYRWQHSSLLLLGITALGLIYGTTRVLQGWHYVSHTFWAGIFVWLSTLLVALFFYGRSTLQQPVLRGRTIIGGLKRNPAPLPASH from the coding sequence ATGAATAACCTTAGCGCCCGTTCTGCCTTTTATTGTCGCAATGCAGGGCTGCCCCTGTTGCTGGCCTTGATGACCTTCTTGATCTTTGACCTGAGCTCACTGGATCGGCTGTTCAGCAATCTGTTCTACGACCCTGTAGCCGGGGTATTTCCCATCGGTGAGAGTCACCTGTTCGAGAAGATCACCCATAAGTGGGCGCGGATCCTTCCCAACTGGACCGGTGAACTGGCCATCGTCGGTGCATTGTTGTCATTTATCTGGCCGTGCCTGGACAAATACCGCGAAAGCCGATTGCCTCGCCGTATCGTCCGCTCGCGGTGGGCGCAGCCGTTAAAAACCTTGTATTGCCATCAGCGCGACTTCTTTTTTGTCGTGGTGGCCTTTGCCCTGAGCACCGCGCTCATCCATTTTCTAAAAAGCCACACCAGCATTTATTGCCCGGTGGAAACAACGCTCTATGGCGGCCGCGAAGCCCATAAGGAATGGTTCGAAAACTTCACCTTGTGGCACGAAGCCGGGGCAGGGCGATGCTGGCCTGGGGGGCATGCCTCAAGCGCGTTCAGCCTGTTCGCCCTGTACTTCGTCGCGCGACGCTATCGCTGGCAGCATTCGTCACTGTTGCTGTTGGGCATCACTGCGCTAGGCCTGATCTATGGCACCACGCGCGTGTTGCAGGGCTGGCATTACGTATCGCATACCTTCTGGGCTGGCATTTTCGTCTGGCTGAGCACACTGCTTGTGGCGCTGTTTTTTTACGGGCGTTCGACTTTGCAGCAGCCGGTCCTGAGGGGTAGAACAATCATTGGCGGGCTAAAGCGCAACCCTGCGCCATTGCCTGCCAGCCACTGA
- a CDS encoding PA-phosphatase-like phosphoesterase, with translation MANALLPGVSRPFDFRLWLGLPLLAMGLLLWLDPSGLDFALAEKFYVPGVGFIGRKSYWLENILHDRAKEAVILLSVLLFLGFVASWFAPRLREWRRPLGYVVLAMGLSTAIITPLKALTAVQCPWSLSEFGGTETFTPLLDARAETLKPGRCWPGGHASTGFSLLALFFALRDRRPKAARVALGVALALGVTFSIGRMMQGAHFLSHNIWTLLFDWMICVLCYRWLLYRPATAAASEAQHALAE, from the coding sequence ATGGCTAACGCATTACTGCCTGGCGTCTCGCGCCCCTTTGATTTTCGTCTCTGGTTGGGCCTGCCGTTACTGGCGATGGGTCTATTACTCTGGCTTGATCCTTCAGGCCTGGATTTTGCGCTTGCCGAGAAGTTTTACGTGCCGGGCGTGGGGTTCATCGGGCGTAAAAGTTACTGGCTGGAAAACATCCTGCACGACCGGGCCAAAGAAGCAGTGATCCTGTTGAGCGTGCTGTTGTTCCTGGGCTTTGTCGCCAGTTGGTTCGCGCCCAGACTGCGCGAGTGGCGCCGACCGTTGGGTTATGTGGTGCTGGCGATGGGGCTCAGCACCGCGATCATCACGCCGCTCAAGGCCCTCACTGCGGTGCAGTGCCCGTGGAGTTTGAGCGAGTTTGGTGGCACTGAAACCTTTACCCCGTTGCTGGATGCGCGCGCTGAAACACTCAAGCCGGGCCGTTGCTGGCCGGGCGGTCATGCGTCAACCGGGTTCTCGTTACTGGCGTTGTTCTTCGCGCTGCGTGACCGCCGCCCAAAAGCTGCAAGGGTGGCGCTGGGTGTAGCACTGGCATTGGGGGTGACGTTCTCCATCGGGCGGATGATGCAGGGCGCGCATTTTCTTTCCCACAATATATGGACGCTGTTGTTTGACTGGATGATCTGCGTGCTGTGTTATCGCTGGCTGCTTTATCGCCCGGCTACCGCAGCCGCCAGCGAAGCCCAGCATGCGTTGGCCGAGTAG
- a CDS encoding putative lipoprotein, whose translation MRVGVLNLTMLLSVAVLSGCETTGERLLAQGYPPSFVSGFEDGCSSGRQAAGALSEFRKNVPAYLADRRYAMGWDDGLRQCQAAVNNDALRPSAIDSQADRNWQHSKDQSWSKALSHKAQP comes from the coding sequence GTGCGGGTCGGTGTGTTGAATCTGACAATGCTGCTGAGCGTGGCCGTGCTCAGTGGCTGCGAGACAACGGGGGAGCGGTTGCTCGCTCAAGGCTATCCGCCGAGCTTTGTCAGCGGTTTTGAAGATGGCTGCAGCAGCGGTCGGCAGGCCGCAGGGGCACTGAGCGAGTTTCGTAAAAATGTCCCGGCTTATCTGGCCGACCGTCGCTACGCCATGGGCTGGGACGATGGCTTGCGTCAATGTCAGGCGGCGGTGAACAACGACGCCTTGCGACCTTCCGCCATCGACAGCCAGGCCGATCGTAACTGGCAGCACAGCAAGGACCAGAGTTGGAGCAAAGCGTTGAGTCACAAAGCGCAGCCCTGA
- a CDS encoding carboxynorspermidine decarboxylase: MIKTPYYLIDKQKLLSNMEKIAYVREHSGAKALLALKCFATWSVFDLMQQYMDGTTSSSLYELKLGRQKFEGETHAYSVAWADDEIEDMLANCDKIIFNSIGQLQRFAEASADKVRGLRVNPQVSSSDYLLADPARPFSRLGEWDPVKVEAVIDQISGFMFHNNCENGDFSLFDKMLGTIEERFGHLLHKVEWVSLGGGIHFTGEGYALDAFCARLKAFSQKYGVQVYLEPGEAAITQSASLEVTVLDTLYNGKHLAVVDSSIEAHMLDLLIYRLDAKLAPSEGEHTYMICGKSCLAGDIFGEYQFPAPLAIGDRLSFVDAAGYTMVKKNWFNGLKMPSIVVKQLDGTVEVVREFGFDDYLSSLS; the protein is encoded by the coding sequence ATGATCAAAACGCCGTACTACCTGATCGATAAACAGAAGCTTTTGAGCAACATGGAGAAGATCGCCTACGTGCGCGAACACTCCGGGGCCAAGGCTCTGCTCGCGCTCAAGTGCTTTGCGACCTGGTCGGTATTCGACCTGATGCAGCAGTACATGGACGGCACCACGTCGTCGTCGCTCTACGAGCTCAAACTCGGCCGCCAGAAGTTCGAGGGCGAAACGCACGCCTACAGCGTGGCCTGGGCTGACGACGAAATCGAAGACATGCTCGCCAACTGCGACAAGATCATCTTCAACTCCATCGGCCAGTTGCAGCGCTTTGCCGAAGCCTCGGCGGACAAGGTGCGCGGTCTGCGAGTCAACCCGCAGGTGAGCAGTTCGGATTACCTGCTGGCCGACCCGGCACGTCCGTTCAGCCGTCTGGGCGAGTGGGACCCGGTCAAGGTCGAAGCAGTCATCGATCAGATCTCGGGTTTCATGTTCCACAACAACTGTGAGAACGGTGATTTCAGCCTGTTCGACAAGATGCTCGGCACCATCGAAGAGCGCTTCGGCCATCTGCTGCACAAGGTGGAATGGGTCAGCCTCGGCGGCGGTATTCACTTCACGGGTGAAGGCTATGCGCTGGACGCTTTCTGCGCGCGCCTCAAGGCTTTCTCGCAGAAATACGGCGTCCAGGTTTATCTCGAGCCGGGCGAAGCGGCCATCACTCAGAGCGCTTCTCTGGAAGTGACCGTGCTCGACACCCTTTATAACGGCAAGCATCTGGCCGTGGTGGACAGCTCGATCGAAGCCCACATGCTGGATCTGCTGATCTACCGCCTGGACGCCAAGCTGGCCCCGAGCGAGGGCGAGCACACGTACATGATCTGCGGCAAGTCGTGCCTGGCCGGTGATATCTTCGGTGAATATCAATTCCCGGCACCCCTGGCGATTGGCGATCGGTTGTCGTTTGTCGACGCTGCCGGCTACACCATGGTCAAGAAAAACTGGTTCAACGGTCTGAAAATGCCGTCCATCGTAGTGAAACAACTCGACGGTACTGTCGAGGTGGTTCGTGAATTTGGTTTTGACGATTACCTGTCCAGCCTTTCGTAA
- a CDS encoding saccharopine dehydrogenase produces the protein MKKNVLIIGAGGVAKVVAHKCAQHNDELGRIAIASRNISKCQAIIDSVKAKGSLKQPADIKAFSLNALDIEATKALILETESQIVINVGSSFLNMSVLRACIDTGVAYLDTAIHEEPGKVCETPPWYGNYEWKHLEECQAKNVTAILGVGFDPGVVNAYAALAQQKHFDRIDSIDILDVNAGSHGKYFATNFDPEINFREFTGQVYSWQNSQWTTNSMFEVKRTDDLPVVGSQNLYLTGHDEVHSLSRNLNVPNVRFWMSFGEHYINVFTVLNKLGLLSEKPVKTAEGVEIVPLKVVKAVLPDPSSLAPGYTGKTCIGDLVKGTRNGQPHELFIYNVADHEEAYAETDSQGISYTAGVPPVAAALLVARGEWDVQRMANVEELPAEPFLKLLDVMGLPTRIKDDKGDRPWDAIA, from the coding sequence TTGAAGAAGAACGTTCTTATCATTGGTGCAGGAGGTGTCGCCAAGGTGGTGGCCCACAAGTGCGCGCAGCACAACGACGAACTCGGTCGTATTGCCATCGCGTCGCGCAACATCTCCAAGTGCCAGGCCATCATCGACAGCGTCAAGGCCAAGGGTAGCCTCAAGCAGCCCGCCGATATCAAAGCCTTTTCGCTCAATGCACTGGATATCGAAGCGACCAAGGCGCTTATCCTCGAGACCGAATCGCAGATCGTGATCAACGTCGGTTCGTCGTTCCTCAACATGTCGGTGCTGCGTGCCTGCATCGATACCGGCGTGGCCTATCTGGACACCGCGATCCATGAAGAGCCGGGCAAAGTCTGTGAGACGCCGCCGTGGTACGGCAACTACGAGTGGAAACACCTCGAAGAGTGCCAGGCCAAGAACGTCACCGCCATTCTGGGCGTGGGTTTCGACCCGGGCGTGGTCAACGCCTATGCCGCATTGGCCCAACAAAAGCATTTCGACCGTATTGATTCCATCGACATCCTCGACGTCAATGCGGGCTCACACGGCAAGTATTTCGCGACCAACTTCGATCCCGAAATCAACTTCCGTGAATTCACCGGGCAGGTGTACAGCTGGCAGAACAGCCAGTGGACCACCAACAGCATGTTCGAGGTCAAACGCACCGATGACCTGCCAGTCGTGGGTTCGCAGAACCTGTACCTGACCGGCCACGATGAAGTGCACTCGCTGTCCAGGAACCTCAACGTGCCTAACGTGCGTTTCTGGATGAGTTTTGGCGAGCACTACATCAATGTTTTCACCGTACTGAACAAGCTGGGCCTGCTCTCCGAGAAGCCGGTCAAGACTGCTGAAGGCGTGGAAATCGTGCCGTTGAAAGTGGTCAAGGCCGTACTGCCGGATCCGTCGTCGCTGGCGCCGGGCTACACCGGCAAGACCTGCATTGGCGATCTGGTCAAAGGCACGCGTAATGGTCAGCCCCATGAGCTGTTCATTTATAACGTCGCCGATCACGAAGAAGCCTACGCCGAGACTGACAGTCAGGGCATTTCCTACACCGCTGGCGTACCGCCGGTGGCCGCAGCCCTGTTGGTTGCCCGTGGGGAGTGGGACGTGCAACGCATGGCCAACGTTGAAGAACTGCCAGCCGAGCCGTTCCTCAAGCTGCTCGACGTGATGGGTCTGCCGACCCGCATCAAGGACGACAAGGGCGACCGCCCTTGGGATGCCATCGCCTGA
- the phnD_1 gene encoding phosphonate ABC transporter periplasmic phosphonate-binding protein — protein MHTVKWLTVFAMTTVLTTLAHAQCAQRSLRVAIIPNTTKPIEALRGEYQPLLDQLSAALQIPVDLVPTSSSYESVIDAVVSGGVDIAWLGPASYIMARQRDPRVEPFASLTISPGYFTPAGHHYQSLLVTRRGTFSDVKALRGAQVALSDPASTSGSVVPNFEFSAKVSQPLTDFFSSVVYAGSHSKALDTLLDSRVDAAFVASVEVDAYLNSGRIKRDTFDIMWRSEPIYYSPYVFSGTLCPELKKQIRAAVFSNQNGLSAFFKSQEATGLVPASHAEYEPLMRMMESRL, from the coding sequence ATGCACACAGTGAAATGGTTGACCGTGTTTGCGATGACCACCGTGCTTACCACCTTGGCGCACGCTCAATGCGCTCAACGCAGTCTGCGGGTGGCGATCATTCCCAATACCACCAAACCCATAGAGGCGTTGCGAGGCGAGTATCAGCCCTTGCTCGATCAGTTGAGCGCAGCCTTGCAGATACCGGTGGACCTGGTGCCGACCTCCTCGTCTTATGAAAGCGTGATCGACGCGGTGGTCTCGGGCGGCGTGGACATTGCCTGGCTGGGTCCTGCGTCCTACATCATGGCCCGCCAGCGCGACCCGCGCGTCGAGCCGTTCGCCAGCCTGACCATCAGCCCGGGCTACTTCACCCCGGCAGGCCATCACTATCAGTCGCTGCTGGTCACACGGCGCGGAACGTTCAGTGACGTCAAGGCGCTGCGCGGCGCTCAGGTCGCGCTGAGTGACCCCGCCAGCACCTCCGGCAGCGTGGTACCCAATTTCGAGTTTTCAGCCAAGGTCAGCCAGCCACTCACGGATTTTTTCAGCTCGGTGGTGTATGCCGGTTCTCACAGCAAAGCTCTGGATACGTTGCTGGACAGTCGGGTTGACGCCGCTTTCGTGGCCAGCGTCGAGGTCGATGCCTACCTCAACAGCGGGCGGATCAAGCGCGATACGTTTGACATCATGTGGCGCTCGGAACCCATTTATTACTCGCCTTACGTGTTCAGCGGCACCCTGTGCCCTGAACTGAAAAAGCAGATCCGCGCGGCGGTGTTCAGCAATCAGAATGGGCTGTCCGCATTCTTCAAATCCCAGGAAGCCACCGGCCTGGTTCCCGCCAGCCATGCCGAGTACGAGCCGTTGATGCGGATGATGGAATCACGCCTTTAG